One window of the Saccopteryx bilineata isolate mSacBil1 chromosome 2, mSacBil1_pri_phased_curated, whole genome shotgun sequence genome contains the following:
- the MYO1C gene encoding unconventional myosin-Ic isoform X1, translated as MALQVELIPTGEIIRVVHPHRPCKLALGSDGVRVTMESALTARDRVGVQDFVLLENFTSEAAFIENLRRRFRENLIYTYIGPVLVSVNPYRDLQIYSRQHMERYRGVSFYEVPPHLFAVADTVYRALRTERRDQAVMISGESGAGKTEATKRLLQFYAETCPAPERGGAVRDRLLQSNPVLEAFGNAKTLRNDNSSRFGKYMDVQFDFKGAPVGGHILSYLLEKSRVVHQNHGERNFHIFYQLLEGGEEETLRRLGLERNPQNYLYLVKGQCAKVSSINDKNDWKVVRKALTVINFTEDEVEDLLSIVASVLHLGNIHFAADEESNAQVTTENQLKYLTRLLGVDGSTLREALTHRKIIAKGEELLSPLNLEQAAYARDALAKAVYSRTFTWLVGKINRSLASKDAEGPSWRSTTVLGLLDIYGFEVFQHNSFEQFCINYCNEKLQQLFIELTLKSEQEEYEAEGIAWEPVQYFNNKIICDLVEEKFKGIISILDEECLRPGEATDLTFLEKLEDTVKHHPHFLTHKLADQRTRKSLGRGEFRLLHYAGEVTYSVTGFLDKNNDLLFRNLKETMCSSQNPIMGRCFDRSELSDKKRPETVATQFKMSLLQLVEILKSKEPAYIRCIKPNDAKQPGRFDEVLIRHQVKYLGLMENLRVRRAGFAYRRKYEAFLQRYKSLCPETWPTWAGRPQDGVAVLVRHLGYKPEEYKMGRTKIFIRFPKTLFATEDALEVRRQSLATKIQAAWRGFHWRQKFLRVKRSAICIQSWWRGTLGRRKAAKRKWAAQTIRRLIRGFILRHAPRCPENTFFLDHVRTSFLLNLRRQLPRNVLDSSWPTPPPALREASELLRELCMKNMVWKYCRSISPEWKQQLHQKAVASEIFKGKKDNYPQSVPRLFISTRLGTDEISPKVLQALGTEPIQYAVPVVKYDRKGYKPRPRQLLLTPSAVVIVEDAKVKQRIDYANLTGISVSSLSDSLFVLHVQREDNKQKGDVVLQSDHVIETLTKTALSADRVNNININQGSITFAGGPGKDGIIDFTPGSELLITKAKNGHLAVVAPRLNSR; from the exons GCCCTGGGCAGTGACGGGGTGCGGGTGACCATGGAGAGTGCCCTAACCGCCCGTGACCGGGTGGGGGTCCAGGATTTTGTGCTGCTGGAGAACTTCACCAGTGAAGCAGCCTTCATCGAGAACCTGCGGCGACGGTTCCGGGAGAACCTCATTTAC ACCTACATTGGCCCAGTTCTAGTCTCTGTCAACCCCTACCGGGACCTCCAAATCTACAGCCGTCAGCATATGGAACGTTACCGTGGCGTCAGCTTCTATGAGGTGCCACCCCACCT GTTCGCAGTGGCCGACACTGTGTACCGGGCACTGCGCACGGAGCGCCGGGACCAGGCAGTGATGATCTCTGGAGAGAGCGGGGCAGGCAAGACCGAGGCCACCAAGCGGCTGCTGCAGTTCTATGCTGAGACCTGTCCAGCCCCTGAGCGGGGTGGTGCTGTGCGTGACCGGCTGCTACAGAGCAACCCTGTGCTGGAG GCCTTTGGAAATGCCAAGACCCTCCGGAATGATAACTCCAGCAGGTTTGGGAAGTACATGGATGTGCAGTTTGACTTCAAG GGGGCCCCTGTGGGTGGCCACATCCTCAGCTACCTCCTGGAGAAGTCCCGAGTGGTCCACCAAAATCACGGGGAGAGGAACTTCCACATTTTCTATCAGCTGCTGGAGGGGGGTGAAGAGGAGACGCTGCGCCGGCTGGGCTTGGAACGCAACCCCCAGAACTACCTGTACCTGGTGAAG GGCCAGTGTGCCAAAGTCTCCTCCATCAATGACAAGAATGACTGGAAGGTCGTCAGGAAGGCTCTCACTGTCATCAACTTCACTGAGGATGAAGTGGAG GACCTGCTGAGCATTGTGGCCAGTGTCCTGCATTTGGGTAACATTCACTTTGCTGCTGATGAGGAGAGCAATGCCCAAGTCACCACCGAGAATCAGCTCAAGTATCTAACGAGG CTCCTTGGTGTGGATGGCTCCACGTTGCGGGAAGCCCTGACACACAGGAAGATCATCGCCAAGGGAGAAGAG CTCCTGAGCCCGCTGAACCTGGAACAGGCTGCATATGCCCGGGATGCTCTTGCCAAGGCTGTGTATAGTCGGACTTTTACCTGGCTGGTAGGGAAGATCAACAGGTCGTTGGCCTCCAAG gatgctgagggccccagcTGGCGAAGCACCACTGTCCTTGGGCTCCTGGACATTTATGGCTTTGAAGTGTTTCAGCATAACAG CTTCGAGCAGTTCTGCATCAATTACTGCAATGAGAAGCTACAGCAGCTCTTCATCGAACTCACCCTCAAGTCGGAACAGGAGGAGTATGAGGCAGAGGGCATTGCG TGGGAGCCTGTCCAGTATTTCAACAACAAGATCATCTGTGATCTGGTAGAGGAGAAATTCAAGGGCATCATTTCCATTTTG GATGAGGAATGTCTACGCCCCGGGGAGGCCACAGATCTGACCTTCCTAGAGAAGTTAGAAGACACAGTCAAGCACCACCCGCACTTCCTGAC GCACAAGCTGGCTGACCAGCGGACCAGGAAATCTCTGGGCCGTGGGGAGTTCCGCCTTCTGCACTATGCTGGGGAAGTAACCTACAGCGTGACTG GGTTTCTGGATAAAAACAATGACCTTCTCTTCCGGAACCTGAAGGAG ACAATGTGCAGCTCTCAGAATCCCATTATGGGCCGGTGCTTCGACCGGAGCGAGCTCAGTGACAAGAAACGGCCAGAGACG GTAGCTACACAGTTCAAGATGAGCCTCTTGCAGCTGGTAGAGATACTGAAGTCTAAGGAGCCTGCTTATATCCGTTGCATCAAGCCCAATGACGCCAAACAGCCTG GCCGCTTTGATGAGGTGCTGATCCGGCACCAGGTGAAATACCTGGGGCTGATGGAGAACCTGCGTGTGCGCAGAGCTGGCTTTGCCTATCGCCGCAAATATGAGGCTTTCctgcagag GTATAAGTCGCTGTGCCCAGAGACATGGCCCACATGGGCAGGACGGCCTCAGGATGGGGTGGCTGTACTGGTCAGGCACCTTGGCTACAAACCTGAAGAGTACAAGATGGGCAG GACCAAGATCTTCATCCGCTTTCCCAAGACCCTGTTTGCCACAGAGGATGCCCTGGAGGTCCGGAGGCAGAGCCTGG CCACCAAGATCCAGGCCGCCTGGAGGGGCTTTCATTGGAGGCAGAAGTTCCTCAGGGTGAAGCGATCAG CCATCTGCATCCAGTCATGGTGGCGGGGAACGCTGGGACGGAGGAAGGCCGCCAAGAGGAAATGGGCGGCACAGACAATCCGTAG GCTTATTCGAGGCTTTATACTGCGCCATGCACCCCGTTGCCCCGAAAATACCTTCTTCTTGGACCATGTACGCACCTCTTTTTTGCTCAACCTGCGGCGACAGCTGCCCCGAAATGTCCTGGACTCTTCTTGGCCCACGCCACCGCCTGCTCTGCGTGAG GCCTCGGAGCTGCTGCGGGAGTTGTGTATGAAGAACATGGTGTGGAAGTACTGCCGGAGCATCAGCCCCGAGTGGAAGCAGCAG CTGCATCAGAAAGCCGTGGCTAGTGAGATCTTCAAGGGCAAGAAGGACAATTACCCCCAGAGCGTCCCCAGGCTCTTCATAAGCACCCGGCTTG GTACAGATGAGATCAGCCCCAAAGTGCTgcaggccctgggcactgagcccATCCAG TATGCAGTGCCTGTAGTGAAATATGACCGAAAGGGCTACAAGCCCCGACCCCGGCAACTGCTGCTGACGCCCAGTGCTGTGGTCATTGTGGAGGATGCCAAAGTCAAGCAGAGGATTGATTACGCCAACCTGACTG gAATCTCCGTCAGCAGCCTGAGTGACAGTCTCTTTGTGCTGCATGTGCAGCGTGAGGACAATAAGCAGAAG GGGGACGTGGTGCTCCAGAGTGACCATGTGATAGAGACACTGACCAAGACGGCCCTTAGTGCTGACCGTGTGAACAACATCAACATCAACCAGGGCAG catCACGTTTGCAGGGGGCCCTGGCAAGGACGGCATTATCGACTTCACACCTGGTTCAGAGCTGCTCATCACTAAGGCCAAGAATGGTCACCTGGCTGTG GTGGCCCCACGGCTGAACTCTCGGTGA
- the MYO1C gene encoding unconventional myosin-Ic isoform X2 encodes MRYRASALGSDGVRVTMESALTARDRVGVQDFVLLENFTSEAAFIENLRRRFRENLIYTYIGPVLVSVNPYRDLQIYSRQHMERYRGVSFYEVPPHLFAVADTVYRALRTERRDQAVMISGESGAGKTEATKRLLQFYAETCPAPERGGAVRDRLLQSNPVLEAFGNAKTLRNDNSSRFGKYMDVQFDFKGAPVGGHILSYLLEKSRVVHQNHGERNFHIFYQLLEGGEEETLRRLGLERNPQNYLYLVKGQCAKVSSINDKNDWKVVRKALTVINFTEDEVEDLLSIVASVLHLGNIHFAADEESNAQVTTENQLKYLTRLLGVDGSTLREALTHRKIIAKGEELLSPLNLEQAAYARDALAKAVYSRTFTWLVGKINRSLASKDAEGPSWRSTTVLGLLDIYGFEVFQHNSFEQFCINYCNEKLQQLFIELTLKSEQEEYEAEGIAWEPVQYFNNKIICDLVEEKFKGIISILDEECLRPGEATDLTFLEKLEDTVKHHPHFLTHKLADQRTRKSLGRGEFRLLHYAGEVTYSVTGFLDKNNDLLFRNLKETMCSSQNPIMGRCFDRSELSDKKRPETVATQFKMSLLQLVEILKSKEPAYIRCIKPNDAKQPGRFDEVLIRHQVKYLGLMENLRVRRAGFAYRRKYEAFLQRYKSLCPETWPTWAGRPQDGVAVLVRHLGYKPEEYKMGRTKIFIRFPKTLFATEDALEVRRQSLATKIQAAWRGFHWRQKFLRVKRSAICIQSWWRGTLGRRKAAKRKWAAQTIRRLIRGFILRHAPRCPENTFFLDHVRTSFLLNLRRQLPRNVLDSSWPTPPPALREASELLRELCMKNMVWKYCRSISPEWKQQLHQKAVASEIFKGKKDNYPQSVPRLFISTRLGTDEISPKVLQALGTEPIQYAVPVVKYDRKGYKPRPRQLLLTPSAVVIVEDAKVKQRIDYANLTGISVSSLSDSLFVLHVQREDNKQKGDVVLQSDHVIETLTKTALSADRVNNININQGSITFAGGPGKDGIIDFTPGSELLITKAKNGHLAVVAPRLNSR; translated from the exons GCCCTGGGCAGTGACGGGGTGCGGGTGACCATGGAGAGTGCCCTAACCGCCCGTGACCGGGTGGGGGTCCAGGATTTTGTGCTGCTGGAGAACTTCACCAGTGAAGCAGCCTTCATCGAGAACCTGCGGCGACGGTTCCGGGAGAACCTCATTTAC ACCTACATTGGCCCAGTTCTAGTCTCTGTCAACCCCTACCGGGACCTCCAAATCTACAGCCGTCAGCATATGGAACGTTACCGTGGCGTCAGCTTCTATGAGGTGCCACCCCACCT GTTCGCAGTGGCCGACACTGTGTACCGGGCACTGCGCACGGAGCGCCGGGACCAGGCAGTGATGATCTCTGGAGAGAGCGGGGCAGGCAAGACCGAGGCCACCAAGCGGCTGCTGCAGTTCTATGCTGAGACCTGTCCAGCCCCTGAGCGGGGTGGTGCTGTGCGTGACCGGCTGCTACAGAGCAACCCTGTGCTGGAG GCCTTTGGAAATGCCAAGACCCTCCGGAATGATAACTCCAGCAGGTTTGGGAAGTACATGGATGTGCAGTTTGACTTCAAG GGGGCCCCTGTGGGTGGCCACATCCTCAGCTACCTCCTGGAGAAGTCCCGAGTGGTCCACCAAAATCACGGGGAGAGGAACTTCCACATTTTCTATCAGCTGCTGGAGGGGGGTGAAGAGGAGACGCTGCGCCGGCTGGGCTTGGAACGCAACCCCCAGAACTACCTGTACCTGGTGAAG GGCCAGTGTGCCAAAGTCTCCTCCATCAATGACAAGAATGACTGGAAGGTCGTCAGGAAGGCTCTCACTGTCATCAACTTCACTGAGGATGAAGTGGAG GACCTGCTGAGCATTGTGGCCAGTGTCCTGCATTTGGGTAACATTCACTTTGCTGCTGATGAGGAGAGCAATGCCCAAGTCACCACCGAGAATCAGCTCAAGTATCTAACGAGG CTCCTTGGTGTGGATGGCTCCACGTTGCGGGAAGCCCTGACACACAGGAAGATCATCGCCAAGGGAGAAGAG CTCCTGAGCCCGCTGAACCTGGAACAGGCTGCATATGCCCGGGATGCTCTTGCCAAGGCTGTGTATAGTCGGACTTTTACCTGGCTGGTAGGGAAGATCAACAGGTCGTTGGCCTCCAAG gatgctgagggccccagcTGGCGAAGCACCACTGTCCTTGGGCTCCTGGACATTTATGGCTTTGAAGTGTTTCAGCATAACAG CTTCGAGCAGTTCTGCATCAATTACTGCAATGAGAAGCTACAGCAGCTCTTCATCGAACTCACCCTCAAGTCGGAACAGGAGGAGTATGAGGCAGAGGGCATTGCG TGGGAGCCTGTCCAGTATTTCAACAACAAGATCATCTGTGATCTGGTAGAGGAGAAATTCAAGGGCATCATTTCCATTTTG GATGAGGAATGTCTACGCCCCGGGGAGGCCACAGATCTGACCTTCCTAGAGAAGTTAGAAGACACAGTCAAGCACCACCCGCACTTCCTGAC GCACAAGCTGGCTGACCAGCGGACCAGGAAATCTCTGGGCCGTGGGGAGTTCCGCCTTCTGCACTATGCTGGGGAAGTAACCTACAGCGTGACTG GGTTTCTGGATAAAAACAATGACCTTCTCTTCCGGAACCTGAAGGAG ACAATGTGCAGCTCTCAGAATCCCATTATGGGCCGGTGCTTCGACCGGAGCGAGCTCAGTGACAAGAAACGGCCAGAGACG GTAGCTACACAGTTCAAGATGAGCCTCTTGCAGCTGGTAGAGATACTGAAGTCTAAGGAGCCTGCTTATATCCGTTGCATCAAGCCCAATGACGCCAAACAGCCTG GCCGCTTTGATGAGGTGCTGATCCGGCACCAGGTGAAATACCTGGGGCTGATGGAGAACCTGCGTGTGCGCAGAGCTGGCTTTGCCTATCGCCGCAAATATGAGGCTTTCctgcagag GTATAAGTCGCTGTGCCCAGAGACATGGCCCACATGGGCAGGACGGCCTCAGGATGGGGTGGCTGTACTGGTCAGGCACCTTGGCTACAAACCTGAAGAGTACAAGATGGGCAG GACCAAGATCTTCATCCGCTTTCCCAAGACCCTGTTTGCCACAGAGGATGCCCTGGAGGTCCGGAGGCAGAGCCTGG CCACCAAGATCCAGGCCGCCTGGAGGGGCTTTCATTGGAGGCAGAAGTTCCTCAGGGTGAAGCGATCAG CCATCTGCATCCAGTCATGGTGGCGGGGAACGCTGGGACGGAGGAAGGCCGCCAAGAGGAAATGGGCGGCACAGACAATCCGTAG GCTTATTCGAGGCTTTATACTGCGCCATGCACCCCGTTGCCCCGAAAATACCTTCTTCTTGGACCATGTACGCACCTCTTTTTTGCTCAACCTGCGGCGACAGCTGCCCCGAAATGTCCTGGACTCTTCTTGGCCCACGCCACCGCCTGCTCTGCGTGAG GCCTCGGAGCTGCTGCGGGAGTTGTGTATGAAGAACATGGTGTGGAAGTACTGCCGGAGCATCAGCCCCGAGTGGAAGCAGCAG CTGCATCAGAAAGCCGTGGCTAGTGAGATCTTCAAGGGCAAGAAGGACAATTACCCCCAGAGCGTCCCCAGGCTCTTCATAAGCACCCGGCTTG GTACAGATGAGATCAGCCCCAAAGTGCTgcaggccctgggcactgagcccATCCAG TATGCAGTGCCTGTAGTGAAATATGACCGAAAGGGCTACAAGCCCCGACCCCGGCAACTGCTGCTGACGCCCAGTGCTGTGGTCATTGTGGAGGATGCCAAAGTCAAGCAGAGGATTGATTACGCCAACCTGACTG gAATCTCCGTCAGCAGCCTGAGTGACAGTCTCTTTGTGCTGCATGTGCAGCGTGAGGACAATAAGCAGAAG GGGGACGTGGTGCTCCAGAGTGACCATGTGATAGAGACACTGACCAAGACGGCCCTTAGTGCTGACCGTGTGAACAACATCAACATCAACCAGGGCAG catCACGTTTGCAGGGGGCCCTGGCAAGGACGGCATTATCGACTTCACACCTGGTTCAGAGCTGCTCATCACTAAGGCCAAGAATGGTCACCTGGCTGTG GTGGCCCCACGGCTGAACTCTCGGTGA
- the MYO1C gene encoding unconventional myosin-Ic isoform X3, with protein MESALTARDRVGVQDFVLLENFTSEAAFIENLRRRFRENLIYTYIGPVLVSVNPYRDLQIYSRQHMERYRGVSFYEVPPHLFAVADTVYRALRTERRDQAVMISGESGAGKTEATKRLLQFYAETCPAPERGGAVRDRLLQSNPVLEAFGNAKTLRNDNSSRFGKYMDVQFDFKGAPVGGHILSYLLEKSRVVHQNHGERNFHIFYQLLEGGEEETLRRLGLERNPQNYLYLVKGQCAKVSSINDKNDWKVVRKALTVINFTEDEVEDLLSIVASVLHLGNIHFAADEESNAQVTTENQLKYLTRLLGVDGSTLREALTHRKIIAKGEELLSPLNLEQAAYARDALAKAVYSRTFTWLVGKINRSLASKDAEGPSWRSTTVLGLLDIYGFEVFQHNSFEQFCINYCNEKLQQLFIELTLKSEQEEYEAEGIAWEPVQYFNNKIICDLVEEKFKGIISILDEECLRPGEATDLTFLEKLEDTVKHHPHFLTHKLADQRTRKSLGRGEFRLLHYAGEVTYSVTGFLDKNNDLLFRNLKETMCSSQNPIMGRCFDRSELSDKKRPETVATQFKMSLLQLVEILKSKEPAYIRCIKPNDAKQPGRFDEVLIRHQVKYLGLMENLRVRRAGFAYRRKYEAFLQRYKSLCPETWPTWAGRPQDGVAVLVRHLGYKPEEYKMGRTKIFIRFPKTLFATEDALEVRRQSLATKIQAAWRGFHWRQKFLRVKRSAICIQSWWRGTLGRRKAAKRKWAAQTIRRLIRGFILRHAPRCPENTFFLDHVRTSFLLNLRRQLPRNVLDSSWPTPPPALREASELLRELCMKNMVWKYCRSISPEWKQQLHQKAVASEIFKGKKDNYPQSVPRLFISTRLGTDEISPKVLQALGTEPIQYAVPVVKYDRKGYKPRPRQLLLTPSAVVIVEDAKVKQRIDYANLTGISVSSLSDSLFVLHVQREDNKQKGDVVLQSDHVIETLTKTALSADRVNNININQGSITFAGGPGKDGIIDFTPGSELLITKAKNGHLAVVAPRLNSR; from the exons ATGGAGAGTGCCCTAACCGCCCGTGACCGGGTGGGGGTCCAGGATTTTGTGCTGCTGGAGAACTTCACCAGTGAAGCAGCCTTCATCGAGAACCTGCGGCGACGGTTCCGGGAGAACCTCATTTAC ACCTACATTGGCCCAGTTCTAGTCTCTGTCAACCCCTACCGGGACCTCCAAATCTACAGCCGTCAGCATATGGAACGTTACCGTGGCGTCAGCTTCTATGAGGTGCCACCCCACCT GTTCGCAGTGGCCGACACTGTGTACCGGGCACTGCGCACGGAGCGCCGGGACCAGGCAGTGATGATCTCTGGAGAGAGCGGGGCAGGCAAGACCGAGGCCACCAAGCGGCTGCTGCAGTTCTATGCTGAGACCTGTCCAGCCCCTGAGCGGGGTGGTGCTGTGCGTGACCGGCTGCTACAGAGCAACCCTGTGCTGGAG GCCTTTGGAAATGCCAAGACCCTCCGGAATGATAACTCCAGCAGGTTTGGGAAGTACATGGATGTGCAGTTTGACTTCAAG GGGGCCCCTGTGGGTGGCCACATCCTCAGCTACCTCCTGGAGAAGTCCCGAGTGGTCCACCAAAATCACGGGGAGAGGAACTTCCACATTTTCTATCAGCTGCTGGAGGGGGGTGAAGAGGAGACGCTGCGCCGGCTGGGCTTGGAACGCAACCCCCAGAACTACCTGTACCTGGTGAAG GGCCAGTGTGCCAAAGTCTCCTCCATCAATGACAAGAATGACTGGAAGGTCGTCAGGAAGGCTCTCACTGTCATCAACTTCACTGAGGATGAAGTGGAG GACCTGCTGAGCATTGTGGCCAGTGTCCTGCATTTGGGTAACATTCACTTTGCTGCTGATGAGGAGAGCAATGCCCAAGTCACCACCGAGAATCAGCTCAAGTATCTAACGAGG CTCCTTGGTGTGGATGGCTCCACGTTGCGGGAAGCCCTGACACACAGGAAGATCATCGCCAAGGGAGAAGAG CTCCTGAGCCCGCTGAACCTGGAACAGGCTGCATATGCCCGGGATGCTCTTGCCAAGGCTGTGTATAGTCGGACTTTTACCTGGCTGGTAGGGAAGATCAACAGGTCGTTGGCCTCCAAG gatgctgagggccccagcTGGCGAAGCACCACTGTCCTTGGGCTCCTGGACATTTATGGCTTTGAAGTGTTTCAGCATAACAG CTTCGAGCAGTTCTGCATCAATTACTGCAATGAGAAGCTACAGCAGCTCTTCATCGAACTCACCCTCAAGTCGGAACAGGAGGAGTATGAGGCAGAGGGCATTGCG TGGGAGCCTGTCCAGTATTTCAACAACAAGATCATCTGTGATCTGGTAGAGGAGAAATTCAAGGGCATCATTTCCATTTTG GATGAGGAATGTCTACGCCCCGGGGAGGCCACAGATCTGACCTTCCTAGAGAAGTTAGAAGACACAGTCAAGCACCACCCGCACTTCCTGAC GCACAAGCTGGCTGACCAGCGGACCAGGAAATCTCTGGGCCGTGGGGAGTTCCGCCTTCTGCACTATGCTGGGGAAGTAACCTACAGCGTGACTG GGTTTCTGGATAAAAACAATGACCTTCTCTTCCGGAACCTGAAGGAG ACAATGTGCAGCTCTCAGAATCCCATTATGGGCCGGTGCTTCGACCGGAGCGAGCTCAGTGACAAGAAACGGCCAGAGACG GTAGCTACACAGTTCAAGATGAGCCTCTTGCAGCTGGTAGAGATACTGAAGTCTAAGGAGCCTGCTTATATCCGTTGCATCAAGCCCAATGACGCCAAACAGCCTG GCCGCTTTGATGAGGTGCTGATCCGGCACCAGGTGAAATACCTGGGGCTGATGGAGAACCTGCGTGTGCGCAGAGCTGGCTTTGCCTATCGCCGCAAATATGAGGCTTTCctgcagag GTATAAGTCGCTGTGCCCAGAGACATGGCCCACATGGGCAGGACGGCCTCAGGATGGGGTGGCTGTACTGGTCAGGCACCTTGGCTACAAACCTGAAGAGTACAAGATGGGCAG GACCAAGATCTTCATCCGCTTTCCCAAGACCCTGTTTGCCACAGAGGATGCCCTGGAGGTCCGGAGGCAGAGCCTGG CCACCAAGATCCAGGCCGCCTGGAGGGGCTTTCATTGGAGGCAGAAGTTCCTCAGGGTGAAGCGATCAG CCATCTGCATCCAGTCATGGTGGCGGGGAACGCTGGGACGGAGGAAGGCCGCCAAGAGGAAATGGGCGGCACAGACAATCCGTAG GCTTATTCGAGGCTTTATACTGCGCCATGCACCCCGTTGCCCCGAAAATACCTTCTTCTTGGACCATGTACGCACCTCTTTTTTGCTCAACCTGCGGCGACAGCTGCCCCGAAATGTCCTGGACTCTTCTTGGCCCACGCCACCGCCTGCTCTGCGTGAG GCCTCGGAGCTGCTGCGGGAGTTGTGTATGAAGAACATGGTGTGGAAGTACTGCCGGAGCATCAGCCCCGAGTGGAAGCAGCAG CTGCATCAGAAAGCCGTGGCTAGTGAGATCTTCAAGGGCAAGAAGGACAATTACCCCCAGAGCGTCCCCAGGCTCTTCATAAGCACCCGGCTTG GTACAGATGAGATCAGCCCCAAAGTGCTgcaggccctgggcactgagcccATCCAG TATGCAGTGCCTGTAGTGAAATATGACCGAAAGGGCTACAAGCCCCGACCCCGGCAACTGCTGCTGACGCCCAGTGCTGTGGTCATTGTGGAGGATGCCAAAGTCAAGCAGAGGATTGATTACGCCAACCTGACTG gAATCTCCGTCAGCAGCCTGAGTGACAGTCTCTTTGTGCTGCATGTGCAGCGTGAGGACAATAAGCAGAAG GGGGACGTGGTGCTCCAGAGTGACCATGTGATAGAGACACTGACCAAGACGGCCCTTAGTGCTGACCGTGTGAACAACATCAACATCAACCAGGGCAG catCACGTTTGCAGGGGGCCCTGGCAAGGACGGCATTATCGACTTCACACCTGGTTCAGAGCTGCTCATCACTAAGGCCAAGAATGGTCACCTGGCTGTG GTGGCCCCACGGCTGAACTCTCGGTGA